tctaaAGAATGTTTCTGGTCTTTGCACCCCTCTTTTTGTTGGGTGGTATAATGACTATTAAATTACTTAACTACCTGCCACATTCAGGGGGTGCCAAGGAACTCATACAGCGCacggtggtggttatggtgcttgaagcgtTCCTTTACATTCTCTTTGACGTTCAAAATTGTAAACAATCAACCTGCTAGAAGTATGACAGGAGTCTAATTTTTGGTATGGGGACACCCCAAACCACTACAGTCCCCCTATTGTATTCTCTATTGAGGGTCAGGAGGCAGATAAAATGAAATGTCCAGTGCCTAAGTTACAACTTTACCCCTTGTGATTCTCTCTTTGGGGTGTCAGAGGGAAGACAACCgacatgtcccccctccctatatCCCTAACCCCGAGGCGCCTCCCCCATCCCTAAACCCCGAGGCGCCCCCATCCCCAAACCCCGAGGCGCCCCCATCCCCGCATCCCTAAACCCAGACGCCCCCCCATCCCTAAACCCAGACGCGCCCCCCATCCCTAAACCCAGACGCGCCCCCCATCCCTAAACCCAGACGCGCCCCCCCATCCCTAAACCCAGACGCGCCCCCCCATCCCTAAACCCAGACGCGCCCCCCCCATCCCTAAACCCAGACGCGCCCCCCCATCCCTAAACCCAGACGCGCCCCCCCATCCCTAAACCCAGACGCGCCCCCCCATCCCTAAACCCAGACGCGCCCCCCCATCCCTAAGCCCAGACGCGCCCCCCATCCCTAAGCCCAGACGCGCCCCCCATCCCTAAGCCCAGACGCGCCCCCCCATCCCTAAGCCCAGACGCGCCCCCCATCCCTAAGCCCCGAGGTGCTCCCCCATCCCTAAACCCCGACGCGCCCCCATCGCCGCATCCCTAAACCCCGACGCGCCCCCATCGGCGCATCCCTAAACCCCGACGCGTCCCATCCCTAAACCCGACGCGTCCCATCGGCGCATCCCTAAACCCGACGCGTCCCATCGGCGCATCCCTAAACCCGACGCGTCCCATCGCTACATGCCTAAACCCGACGCGTCCCAATGCCGCATCCCTAAATCTGACGCGTCCCATCGTCGTATCCCTAAATTTGTCACGTTTCTCCCCTCCCCCACGTCCCTAAATCCGATACACCTCCCCCCGCATCCACTCCCCCATATTCCAAAACCTGATACCTCTCGCCCCCATACCCCTAAACCTGATACCTCTCGCCCCCATACCCCTAAACCTGATACCTCTCCCCCCCATACCCCTAAACCTGATACCTCTCCCCCCCATACCCCTAAACCTGATACCTCTCCCCCCCATACCCCTAAACCTGATACCTCTCCCCCCCATACCCCTAAACCTGATACCTCTCCCCCCCATACCCCTAAACCTGATACCTCTCCCCCCCATACCCCTAAACCTGATACCTCTCCCCCCCATACCCCTAAACCTGATACCTCTCCCCCCCATACCCCTAAACCTGATACCTCTCCCCCCCATACCCCTAAACCTGATACCTCTCCCCCCCATACCCCTAAACCTGATACCTCTCCCCCCCATACCCCTAAACCTGATACCTCTCCCCCCCATACCCCTAAACCTGATACCTCTCCCCCCCATACCTGATACCTCTCCCCCATACCCCTAAACCTGATACCTCTCCCCCCCATACCCCTAAACCTGATACCTCTCCCCCCCATACCCCTAAACCTGATACCTCTCCCCCCCATACCCCTAAACCTGATACCTCTCCCCCCCCATACCCCTAAACCTGATACCTCTCCCCCCGCCCCATCATACCCATAAACGCCCCCTCCCCCGGTCCTGCTCACCTCCTGCTCATCTTTGACGAAGTAGCTGCCGCTGGATCCCTGGTAGATCCTCTCCGGGAAGATTTCCCGCTCTATCGCCCTCTCCGCTCTCTTCACCACCTCGGCGAACTCCGGGTCATCCGGGAATCGGTTGTAGTCCCGGGCCTGGGAGCGCTCCAGTAACGGCTGCCGCTCCCGGTCGCTGGGGGAGCCGGGGGGAGAGGGTCCGGCGGAGGGCCCGCAggggggaggagcggcggcggccgGGATGCGGATCACCACACCGGGGAGCCCGGGGAAGCGGGAGGACGGGCTGGGCTGCGGGGCCGGCGGCTGGAAGGTGTAGTCGGTGTGCTCCCGCACCGGGGATACCAGGGGGCTGGTCTCATCCATGGTCCGGTAACACTCACTCaccgactgactgactgacagctgACTCACAGCCCCCGCTACCCACACTTCCGGTATCCTCCAGCCAATCACAGAGGGAGGAGCGAGCGCGTGCGGCCACGCCCACTGTCACCTCTTCACAACAACGGAGCTGGAGCAGCGCGTGACGTGCCCAGCCCCTCCCCGCCCAGTGCGTCACTCACCGCGATTCCACCAATGGAATCTGTCCCCGCCCACTGTTACTACTGAGCGAGCGCGCCAGGCACGTGTGACGTAGTGCCCCtctccaacatggccgccgcggCTTCATAGGGGAAAGTAAAGTCTCAGCGGCccaatgtatttatttcattagAAAACTGGCTCCACAAAGATTTAATTCAGAATCTAAACATGATTTTACAAATaaacaagccaataataactcctACTTCTAGACAGGACTCTGAGGGCATGTGTGGGCATTCCACcacaaggattttttttattgatgcaaAATGGCATAAAATTAAATAGAGAAACGTTTAACACAGATTAAATGATCCTCCTGTAGTGATGACGTCATGGGAGGTgcaccccattttttttttttattaaattaaatttcccatgatgctcagccagccttcAATCAGACCAGGTTTATCCCTCAGCTGACAGCTTTAGACTCTGTTATTGGCACGGTGTTTATAACAGGTTAATGTGGGCCGTTGCCCTCAGTAAAGATGGCGGCCGCGGATTCAGGTAACCGCTGCCCTCACTCGCTCTGGACCAATAGGAGCCAGCGATATTCTCTGTAGTCATAACAACCGGCAGGGCAGCCTGCTGTCTGGGGAATGACCCAGGACGGGAGTGCGGTGAGCTGAGAGGGGCCCCGGGGTCCATTACAGTAAGTGGCCGCCGTGGGGACCGACCTGCTGTGGGACATGACCGGGTAAGCAGCGTGTTTATCATTCCCCCATGGCTCACTGACAGCCTGGCTACTAGTGTTATCACATGGAGCATCCCTGGCATCATAGGGAGAGCAGTCCACATCAGCCATCACACAGCATCACTAGCCAGCCAGGGCTGGGGGCCACCTGGCCAGGAGACCTCACATCATCACTAGCCAGCCTGGGCAATCAGACACCAGGCCAGGAGACCTCACTGCATCACTAGCCAGCCAGGGCTGGGGGCCACCTGGCCAGGAGACCTCACAGCATCACTAGCCAGCCAGGGCTGGGGGCCACCTGGCCAGTAGACCTCACATCATCACTAGCCAGCCTGGGCAATCAGACACCAGGCCAGGAGACCTCACTGCATCACTAGCCAGCCAGGGCTGGGGGCCACCTGGCTAGGACACCTAACAGCATCACTAGCCAGCTAGGGCAATCAGACACCTGGCTAAGAGACCTCACAGCATCACTAGCCAGCCTGGCCAATCAGACACCTGGCCAGGAGACCTCACTGCATCACTAGCCAGCCAGGGCTGGGGGCCACCTGGCCAGGAGACCTCACTGCATCACTAGCCAGCCAGGGCTGGGGGCCACCTGGCCAGGAGACCTCACAGCATCACTAGCCAGCCAGGGCTGGGGGCCACCTGGCCAGTAGACCTCACATCATCACTAGCCAGCCTGGGCAATCAGACACCAGGCCAGGAGACCTCACTGCATCACTAGCCAGCCAGGGCTGGGGGCCACCTGGCTAGGACACCTAACAGCATCACTAGCCAGCTAGGGCAATCAGACACCTGGCTAAGAGACCTCACAGCATCACTAGCCAGCCTGGCCAATCAGACACCTGGCCAGGAGACCTCACAGCATCACTAGCCAGCCTGGGCAATCAGACACCTGGCCAGGAGACCTCACAGCATCACTAGCCAGCCTGGGCAATCAGACACCTGGCCAGGAGACCTCACCGCATCACTAGCCAGCCTGGGCAATCAGACACCTGGCCAGGAGACCTCACAGCATCacaaataaattaatgtttacaTGTGGAACTTACAGGGGAATGTGGAGTGGTGACCAaagatttcaaaatattaaattaaaatatccAAGGCCccccaaatacatatatatatatatatatatatatatatatatatatatatatatatatatatatatatatatattagcctaaaatttgaaattcatctatttatttcatgggaaaaaaaaaaaacctgtacgaTTTAAACACCTTTTAAACAGGGtcttcatctacctattgttcctgtaacattatgtaattgtctcatttattgttaaaggaacactatagtcacctaaattactttagctaaataaagcagttttagtgtatagatcattcccctgcaatttcactgctcaattcactgtcatttaggagttaaatctctttgtttctgtttatgcagccatagccacacctcccctggctatgattgacagagcctgcatgaaaaataaataactggtttcactttcaaacagatgtaattttccttaaataattgtatctcaatctctaaattgaactttaatcacatacaggaggctcttgcaggatatagcaagctattaacatagcaggggataagaaaatcttaattaaacagaacttgcaattaagaaagcctaaatagggctctctttacaggaagtgtttatggaaggctgtgcaagtcacatgcagggaggtgtgactagggttcataaacaaagggatttaactcctaaatggcagaggattgagcagtgaggctgcaggggcatgttctatacaccaaaactgcttcattaagctaaagttgttcaggtgactatagagtccctttaatctattttggtctaaaatgtgaacaATGTTTTATAGGTTTTTTTTCTCACTAAAAATACTTACTGAAATAGCCAAACTGATTATTTTTAGATTTATGCCACATTCACTTTTTAAGCCCTAATTTTGCCATTTggtacaattcagagtttagtgaataaacctgtataaACTTAGTACAGCGTATAATTTCAGGATGCATACAAACAATACATACATCAGAGCTTTGCCTGTTCCCGTAGGAGTTCTTCAATAAAATCATGACTGTGCCACACTAATTTAGGACAAGAGAACACATCTGGCCATGGAGTCCATTATTCAAAACAAGGAAGTATGTTAATACACGTTTGACCCCTGTAACACAGAAATTGGTAGATTTAGGGTAATATTGCTTTTCTCTAAGGAATACAATATAATATCCTGTCTgtaatatatggatatatattctTTGTACCATTTACTAATGTGAAGCAGGATTTAGAAATGTAGATTAAACCGTGATTTGTTAGCCTGTGATGTGGTTGAGGCACTCCTTGTGCGCATGCACATCTAATAagaattagtttaaccccttaaggacacatgacatgtgtgacatgtcatgattccattttattccagaagtttggtccttaaggggttaaagctgtttCATGGCAGAATATATTGAGATATTTGATGTATTTCATTTTAAGATGCTTTTTCTAGGGATACTGGTTGAGGAAACCTaagaatttattcactaaacagttaatTGTAGAGAATTGGCTAGTGAATAGCAAGTGACTAATTTAGGTcacaatatggaaaaaaaatagctaatttgaaaaatgtttgaTCAAATTCTACTTCCATTTTCTTTTGAGTTATTTAATCCTTTTAAACCCAACTCCTCTTTAGTAATTGCCTTTCTAGTCCCAGTCTGCCTGTCACATGTGCTAATTAGATTGCTGAGAGCAGTTCTAAGACAATACACTTCAGGTGGAGCATTCATCAGACATACTCCATTGGTATGCACCATAAGTGCTTGGGCTTTAATTTATGCCAACATACTCTGCCAATGAATGCCACTCAAATGTGGATGGAATTCATATTGCTAATGCGGGAAATGTAAAATGCCAAGCTAGGGAGGGACTATTTTCTAATGGGCACTAGAGAAGCTCTCCATGTTTGTCAGAccgttcaaaaatggtttgacacagAACTGGAGGATGCACCATAGCCAtgctggcaccatagccacttcagCAGGCTGTGGTGATTACGGCACTCTTTAAATAAgacatttttgtttcatttagtgaataaactgcgCCTTGAGTAAGTTGATACATTGTAAGAAAGGGTGGTTGACTCTTCTAACTTCACAGATTTATATATGGAGACCTTCTCCTTTCTGTCACATTTTTTTAAGGATCACATTGTTTGTTTAGCAATACGTTACATTGGATTTGTGGTGAAGTTCTTCAGTCATCTGATGATCATTGCTAAATCTATCTAGACTGCTTGGCTTTTtctaagttttctttttttttttttttttttttttttggacccaCTGCATgtataaataattttatgaacATCATATTATTGTTccacttgtttttgttttgtacattCATTATGTAATGTTTCTAGATATATCTTGTACGACCTGCTTTAGTTATGCCTCTTttactgcatgttttttttttctatgtaacaGATCACATCTATATTTATTAAACTTGTCTCTCCTCATTCAGACTATCTGCCATCACCTTATTTCCATTCTCACCCAAATATATATTGTCTTTCTCTTCctataattttaaaatgtcacTCTCAGAAATTACTTTGTTGCCTATGTTTATACtaatataaaaacaacaacaaaagtcTGTTGGTACTTCTATAAATATGCAGTGTGCCTGTTGCTATATGAAAAAAAGTATGCTATACTAATACCAGACATAACTAACTACGGTATATTAGCTAGTTAAAGCCGTGGTATCATCACTGCCTTTGACTGGGAAACTGAGGCTTGGATCCCAGTCAGACCAACTTTACCAGTAAGTGTGCTTGGGGAATACACCTTATGATAAATATCCGACTAACAcaaaatctcacagattgtaagctcatttgagcagagcctttagacatacctttttttttttataattgtaaagtgctgcagactAAGTTGGTGTAATATAAATgctgataatatataataactataatatatttgtttaaaaattgtTTGAATGCACCTTGCAATAAGTAAATTTACATTCCAAATCATTAAACTTAAACGTTTTAGGCTCTAATTTAGCCCAAAGGTGCAATGTCCACCTGACATTTATCGTTCAGGGTTAGTTACTCAAATTAGATTTGTTAGGAATAAAGGAATATTATAATGTTCCTATTCCTATTTAGGAATTGTCCATCTGTGAGGGTTTTAAACATGAGCATTACTTACCTTTCTACCATTGCCGCAGCCACTCGaaacctccttggctgatataatcaagattgatgatgtcagccaatccaatggttccCCATAGGTAAGCGTTGGCAATCTAGTGCTCATGCGTAACATATCTCTCCGCTGCACCAATTAAATCCAAAAATAGCTTAGTAAAACACCGTTATTTTGAGGTTGAAGTAACCCTTAAAAATACCATCATGCAAAATGAATTGTGGACATCAAGATGCAGCTTCACTTCCTGGACAAAACTTTCAGAGAACCCAGCTcactaaacaaaattaaacacaTTTTCAGTTTTATTACTTCTTCTATAATTATAAACCAAACCGTTTACGAAATGCTTGCCCATTTTGACATTATAGAGATGTATATTTATACAAGATAAATAAGGTAGAACAACAATTTTTTTCGTGctcgtttttttcccctttttagaAAGTTTCTCTCTGACTTAAATATTTACTTACTACCCGAAAACTGTCTCTGTTCCATGTCTTTATGTTCAGAGTCTGGGAGGGCGGTAATGGAGTGAAAGAGCAGGTTACATGTTCTATTACACTTATTAAGACAAGTGGTATCATGGGAATTCTAAGACAGTCCCTTTCTAACATCAATTATGAGCAGAAGGCAGGAGTACCCATTAGACTATTAAATCATCTGATCCTGCTGTCTAGACCTAATAACACTTAAGGACTTTTGTTTTATGAAAGCGTTATTTAAACCTTGTAGAGCAGAAGACACTATAAATGTTACTCATctttatttgacaatttttatttttgggatgaacatgtttgtttctttgtttatgGTTTTTACCCATTTTGACCCGGATAACCTTTTATACATATTCTGAATGAAATATCTACCACTGATTAATTGCATAGTAGCCTTTTCAATTTGTCCTTATGTTCTTGGCTTTTATTGTGTTGTGGCAGCCACCCACTAGTAGTCTGATTACTTTGTGTTTCATACATCATGTCGGTTTTAGTTATATTGAGCCTCCAAGCTAGGGTTGGCAAATGTTGGCTCCTAAATAAGCGTTTGAGCAGCTGGAAAACATAGACAAACATTAGCCCGAAGGCTATTGGCACATAGCACCCCAATGTTTGTATGTTTAGTGCATGCTATGCAAGAAGCCACTTAATTCCAATCTACCTGTCATCTGATCAGATATGTTCAGTGTTGGAAATCAGCACGTTGTGTTTATTGGCTGCCTCATCGTGATGGGGATTACAGACCACACAGGCTGTAGTCTATTTAGTAAGACACGGACAGGTACACAGCCCACATTTTGGGACAATCTTCATAATTTGCAATTTATACAACCTTTTATATTTAGTgtgatttttgtgtatatatatatatatatatatatatatatttttttttagcaaaagtaATATTTAGAACATGTTTGCATGCAAATGACAGATAAAGCAGTTTATATCTGtcagttttataatttttttgttcaaTATGCCTTGTGCCAGTCTGTCGACAGTGCATAAATGTAATCCATTTTGAGTCATCTTGTTCGAATTTAAATGCTATCATTACAGATGATCTCAAATTTAATATGTTTCTCCGGCTAGACAGTAGTTATCTATATTTCTGTTCAGTCAGTCGTGGGTTTgcaattaaattatgtttaatggaTTTAGGCATCTCAAGTACTATCGTGTCTGTACTTATCCATGCTAGAGAGACAAACACGTATAAAAAAAGTTAATGTAATTTTTATTAGTAGGATATGGGGCTTCTGGTCGCAAATTGATATTGTTTAAAACCAAATAGGTTTCTGTTTTTGTTGGGTGAATAAATGCATCCATGTGTGTTTTGGTCGAAATATTATATTGATTGCGATCACCCTGTTACTTTTAATGGTGAGATAGTGGAGGCgaaaggggatggggggagggttaAAGCCATCACAGAGGTGTCGTCATCAGGGGTTTAGAATCTCCATAGCAAGTGACCTGTGAGGAAAGATCAGTTATCAGGCCGATAGGGATCTACTTCTTCCTCTCTCCCCTTGACAAGCAGTCTAATGGTTTATGATCTCTCCAGAACTCCTTAATTCACGTTTCACCATAACGTATTCTCTCTCCATTCCCGAATTAAAATATTTTGCATGCATTTATCACAACTCTCTAACTGAAAATCACCGGAAATCCTAATACAGCTTGCAAATTGTATTATGTGAACTTTCTTGTAGGAGACCATAAAACTCACATGGGAAATGACAGTTGTTGTCCAAATGGCTATTCGTTTAAATTAGGGAGATCATTGTTTACTTATGTATATAATGGGACATCTGATCCTTTAGCAAATACAGGGTTAAAGTCCAACAAGCATTAGCCTTGTATTTGCAGAATGGAAagtttatattatcattatttttacatgttgttTGTTTACTATTTGTCTAATGCTTTGTGTTCTGTCATTGTGTGTTTTGTAGATGCCTCAGCAGGTTTAACCATTTTCCGTAGCGATTGGAAGTATGACGCTGATTAAAGGTTCCTTTACCTATTCCAGCGGAGAGGAATACCACGGAGAATGGAAGGAAGGTTAGTACCACGGAATCGCTGCCTTGCGCATTATCTTAAACGGGCATGTCACAAACAATACGGGGAAGAATGCATTTACCTtgaagctggcaaagcatcatgggagatgtagtccacagcatctggagcaTCTTATTCTGTTATCTTATGTTTGTAGATCTCGGTGAAATCATTGCTTCGTTTAAAAATAGCCCTTTTGTGTTTAATACCATATCCTGTGGTGTTATAATATTTCATGATATTACGCTTCCTTGTTCATTTGGGGAGCAGCTCTTGTCACAAAGCAGATTGTTTACCATGATGAACATGTCAATAAAGTATAAAATGAGCATCATCATTGTGTTCTCCTGCAGGCCGAAGGCATGGAATGGGCCAGCTATTATTTGCTGATGGGAGTATCTACATAGGCCAGTTTGAAAATGGActtttcagtggttatggagtGCTGACCTTTCCAGATGGATCAAGGttggtaaaatatatatgtgtgtatatatatatataatctaatacATGGTGGATTCATTAGTTTGATTTAGGTATGCATCTTGCCCGATTTTTGTCACGTGGAGTGATAATATAGAAGTATTTAGAGTCATCTCTTAAATTGTAATAACCTAGTAAAATGCAATGAaaccttttctttgtttttaagaaGTCACGGTCCATGTAAATAGTCTATTCCTGCAACCCTCCACATTTAAAATCTGATGCAATGTCCTATTTAAAACTCATTTTGGAACTCGTAGACCGCTACCTTAACATGTTGCACGAATGTTTTCTTTAGGTACGAAGGCGAGTTTCTTCAAGGAAAATTCCACGGTGCTGGTGTTTTTACCCGTTACGACAACATGAAATTTGAAGGAGAATTTAAAGGTGGTCGGGTAGAGGGTTTTGGTAAGttgtaacattttaattttttacctCAGTTAAAAATGATTTGTATTGATTTCAGGTCTTTGGCCTAATTTCATAATCCTGTGGTTAGAATtgctcatcattttttttttatttggtattcTTAACCCCTCCATGACAAATGATACACAGATTCACTCAGTATTACAATAGTCATGCCTTCTGATATAAAAGGGTTAAGCAGAAATTGTACAATTCTGTCATTCAAAGATAGCCTTTTTGTTTATCTATTGCACTTCATCATTTATTTACACATATCAAATATTCAGTTACTAATATTAGAAGTGGCTTAATGCTGTAATTCAGCAAACCAAAGTTGCTAATCATAatacttttatacaaagtgcttagcatgCTGATCCATGAGGCTACAATCTAAAAAGATATAATGAGGAGCAAGACAAAGGGTGGGTACCTTAAAATCTATCAGATATTAACAGCAGCTGTCACCAAACACCAGGAATTCTGATGTAAGACCTGTATTAACGTAACGGTTACATATGGCCAGCAATCTCTTATTGTGGAATTCTGCAAGATATTAAACGTAGGAAATCATCACACATAGTCAGCCTTCATGGCTGCTGCAAgatcatttaatatttaaaaacagtCTGTACCTATGACTAAATGACCTGTTAAATATACACTTGGAAAAAAATGACCTTACTTCCTCTTTAATTGCTTTCTTTCATAAGATTAGCTGGGAGTCATATAATGTCcctagttaaagagacactgtaacgTTTAACATATCCCAATGTGAATCGGACCTCCTTTTGTTTGCATTGATGCATTGTCTTTGGATGAAGTGGATTTGTTTTTGGAAGTAGAGGATGGATGCTGCTCGTTCTTTATAGCTACTTTTGTAGACATCATGGTCATCCTAACACGATTCTtgcatatgaaaaatatataacatgatTCAGCaatgatatattttaatatattttttctttaatgcacAGGCATGTTGACCTTTGCAGATGGTTCCCATGGCATTCCAAGAAATGAAGGCCTGTTTGAGAATAATAAACTGATAAAGCAAGACAAATGTCAAGCGCTGGTCCAGAGGGCACTTAGTGCATCTAAGGCTGCTTGCTGTCTCGCAGGACACCCCATGTGAAGAGAAAATCTCATTCTTTCCAGACAGCTAAGTCTATTGTTGCATCCTCTAAAGTGCACTCACTTGTTTATTTTCTTGGCTTGTTTACACTGCTTGCTGGTTAAAGCAGAGCAAAAGAACTGCTGTTTCGCAAaagtgttttatgcttttattgtCTTCTATCATACAATATATTCTGGTCAGAAAAACTAAGAATTGGAACACTGAAGGTATACCAGGAACCAAACCACTACTCTGTCTGTGGAACACAGTGCCTCGAAGGAAATCGCTCTCTCATCTGAATTAAAATCATTTACAAATTTACGCAAATATTTATACACATCACGTTTATATTGACTTTCTTTTCCAATTAATATTTGTCttattagttgttgttttttttgtgtttattttttgacAGCTTTACAAATTTGCATTTTCTTACTGATAATAGAAACATTTGGAAATTTTAGAAACATAAAATGAAGATGGCAAATAACTCTGATGTTGTTTGAAAGCAAGTTACCTGAATGGAAGAAGCTATAGTTTGAAAAAACATTGTTTCACTGTAGATGGCTCATATCACAGAAATCACTGGCCAAAGGAATTGTATCTGGTACATCAAATATATTCCTGTAAGCATTGAAGACAACTCATTCTCCCATGTTTGTAAACATTTCCCATgtacatcatgggaaatgtagttcatatAACTGGGCTCCCAAAGTATTTCATCAAGTAGGTAATgtgctttgtttaaccccttaaggaccaaac
The DNA window shown above is from Pelobates fuscus isolate aPelFus1 chromosome 10, aPelFus1.pri, whole genome shotgun sequence and carries:
- the MORN4 gene encoding MORN repeat-containing protein 4, yielding MTLIKGSFTYSSGEEYHGEWKEGRRHGMGQLLFADGSIYIGQFENGLFSGYGVLTFPDGSRYEGEFLQGKFHGAGVFTRYDNMKFEGEFKGGRVEGFGMLTFADGSHGIPRNEGLFENNKLIKQDKCQALVQRALSASKAACCLAGHPM